A part of Aquaspirillum sp. LM1 genomic DNA contains:
- a CDS encoding YafY family protein: MRRADRLYRLIESLRGRRCVTAAQLAQWLEVSERTVYRDVRDLMASGVPIEGEAGVGYRLARHYHLPPLMFNADELAALRLGAAMVGSWGDPALGQLASNALAKIDAVLPPSAARAPAARLFVPDLHDYPVARLTPLRQAIAARQCIELDYCRADGELSRRRVHPLGLFFWGVSWTLAAWCEARDEFRHFRIDRILACTPLADTFTPQAGRTLEDFFRSVGARTWPPGG, from the coding sequence ATGCGCCGCGCTGACCGGCTGTACCGGCTGATTGAATCGCTGCGTGGACGACGCTGCGTGACCGCCGCCCAGCTGGCGCAGTGGCTGGAAGTGTCCGAACGCACGGTGTACCGCGATGTGCGCGACCTGATGGCCAGCGGCGTGCCCATTGAAGGTGAGGCCGGCGTCGGCTATCGGCTGGCGCGGCATTACCATCTGCCACCGCTGATGTTCAACGCCGACGAACTGGCGGCATTGCGCCTGGGTGCCGCCATGGTGGGCAGTTGGGGCGACCCTGCCCTGGGCCAGCTGGCAAGCAATGCCCTGGCCAAGATCGACGCGGTGTTGCCGCCCAGTGCCGCGCGCGCGCCGGCGGCGCGGCTGTTTGTGCCTGATTTGCATGACTACCCGGTAGCGCGTCTGACGCCGCTGCGCCAAGCCATTGCCGCCCGCCAATGTATCGAGCTGGATTATTGCCGCGCCGATGGCGAACTCAGCCGGCGGCGGGTGCATCCGCTGGGGCTGTTTTTCTGGGGGGTGAGCTGGACACTGGCGGCCTGGTGCGAGGCGCGCGACGAATTTCGCCATTTCCGCATCGACCGCATCCTGGCCTGCACACCGCTGGCCGACACCTTCACCCCGCAAGCCGGGCGCACGCTGGAGGATTTTTTTCGCAGCGTGGGCGCGCGGACGTGGCCGCCAGGCGGGTAG
- the recC gene encoding exodeoxyribonuclease V subunit gamma gives MADKTELGCGLMVWQGNRLEDLRDLLLGWLARQPLAPLENDVFLVQSQGMGQWLKLALAGESGVSAAVSMQLPAQFLWRAYRRVLGEAAVPERSALDREALIWRILRLLPTLQDQPVFAPLQHFLRDDGDGRKRYQLAGKLAELFDQYQVYRADWLLDWQAGADQLRLAPDTATSRAIPTDQHWQPALWRAVLADIAAQGGNPAGRASIHRQFIDALAGLTARPAGLPRRVVVFGISSLPQQVIEALAALGQHSQVVLVAHNPCQHYWGDLADRQAVARRLARRSPQARLPALDSLHADNQPLLAAWGRHGRDFLGLLDRYDQPEDEQAALAGVAERIDLFIPPSADTLLGQLQHGMFDLTPPPATPAERQPVAAEDLSVRFHLAHSRQREVEILHDQLLAYCEAAQAAGTPLAPRDMVVMVPDVAAYAPHVRAVFGRIPPGDPRHLPFTLADRSARDSAPLLRALDTLLASPHTRFTVSEVFDLLDAPALARRFDLPAETLPRLRQWAEQSGIRWGLDAGQRARLALPDGLQQNSWQFGLERLLLGYAVGDGDAWQQRIQPCDEAAGLEVAALGPLAQLIDRLRHWAGVLTEPASPRHWGERLRQLLADFLLPVDDQERRILLRLDSALASWLEACADAGLDDALPLAVVREAWLGGLDDAAPSQHFLAGAVNVCTLMPMRAIPFRVVCLLGMNDGDYPRRQPPSDFDLMAQPGHARPGDRARRDDDRYLLLEALLSARERLYVSWVGRNARDNSPQPPSVLIGQLRDVLAAGWRLAGDDPQQADSGTRLLAALTCEHPLQPFSPRYFAAPPAAGLFTYAHEWRAAHHAPAPAEATLPALLSPSPATLSLADLTRFLRRPVAHFFARRLRVQFDAGDDSLLEHEPFTLNGLDSYALRERLLHALRRGTRDGQDLAGTLAAEAGRWQREGLMPLQAGATLFDGLAAQVAPLWLRWQALRARWPQALPPAEVTLPLAGSVQLEDWVGERYATPSGEHTIRLLALPHPLHHSQGWRLERLLAPWLTHLALNASGQPTASWILASDDDGDGLHWPAWPVAEAQARLDHISLAWQAGLAGPLPLACKTLLAYLQHLARQTDRDGEVNDDAAWQHASQVFAGSWQLPGEVDGDPCLARAFPDWPAFSQARTDAGTWAEQLYLPLLRATLLPPEAA, from the coding sequence ATGGCGGACAAGACAGAACTGGGCTGCGGCCTGATGGTGTGGCAGGGCAACCGGCTGGAAGACCTGCGCGACCTGCTGCTGGGCTGGCTGGCGCGCCAGCCGCTGGCCCCGCTGGAAAACGATGTGTTTCTGGTACAAAGCCAGGGCATGGGCCAGTGGCTGAAGCTGGCGCTGGCCGGAGAATCCGGGGTCAGCGCAGCGGTGAGCATGCAGCTGCCAGCGCAGTTTCTCTGGCGCGCCTACCGCCGGGTGCTGGGCGAGGCCGCCGTGCCGGAGCGCTCGGCGCTGGACCGGGAGGCATTGATCTGGCGCATCTTGCGGCTGCTGCCCACCCTGCAGGATCAGCCGGTATTTGCCCCGTTGCAGCATTTTTTGCGCGACGATGGCGACGGGCGCAAGCGCTACCAGCTGGCGGGCAAGCTGGCCGAGCTGTTCGACCAATACCAGGTGTACCGCGCCGACTGGCTGCTGGACTGGCAGGCCGGCGCAGACCAGCTGCGCCTGGCCCCGGATACCGCGACCAGCCGGGCGATTCCCACCGATCAGCATTGGCAGCCAGCCTTGTGGCGCGCCGTGCTGGCGGATATTGCCGCACAGGGCGGCAACCCGGCAGGCCGCGCCAGCATTCACCGCCAGTTTATCGATGCCCTGGCGGGCCTGACCGCCAGGCCCGCCGGCCTGCCGCGCCGGGTGGTGGTATTTGGTATTTCGTCGCTGCCGCAGCAGGTGATTGAAGCGCTGGCGGCGCTGGGTCAGCATAGTCAGGTGGTGCTGGTGGCGCATAATCCCTGCCAGCATTACTGGGGCGACCTGGCCGACCGCCAGGCGGTGGCGCGCCGGCTGGCGCGACGCAGCCCACAGGCGCGCTTGCCAGCGCTGGACAGCCTGCACGCCGACAATCAGCCGCTGCTGGCGGCCTGGGGCCGGCATGGGCGGGATTTTTTGGGTTTGCTGGATCGCTACGACCAGCCGGAGGACGAGCAGGCCGCGCTGGCCGGCGTGGCCGAGCGGATCGACCTGTTCATCCCGCCCAGCGCCGACACCCTGCTGGGCCAGCTGCAGCATGGCATGTTCGACCTCACCCCGCCGCCGGCCACCCCGGCAGAGCGCCAGCCGGTGGCGGCAGAGGATCTGTCGGTGCGTTTTCATCTGGCGCACAGCCGCCAGCGCGAAGTGGAAATCCTCCACGACCAGCTTCTGGCCTACTGCGAAGCCGCCCAGGCTGCCGGCACGCCGCTGGCCCCGCGTGACATGGTGGTGATGGTGCCCGATGTAGCAGCGTATGCGCCGCATGTGCGCGCGGTGTTTGGCCGGATTCCGCCCGGCGACCCGCGCCATCTGCCGTTTACCCTGGCCGACCGCAGCGCGCGCGACAGCGCGCCGCTGCTGCGCGCGCTGGACACGCTGCTGGCCAGCCCGCACACCCGGTTTACCGTCAGCGAGGTATTCGACCTGCTCGACGCGCCCGCCCTGGCACGGCGCTTTGACCTGCCGGCAGAGACGCTGCCGCGTTTGCGCCAGTGGGCGGAACAGTCGGGCATTCGCTGGGGGCTGGACGCCGGGCAGCGCGCCCGGCTGGCCCTGCCCGACGGCTTGCAGCAAAACAGCTGGCAATTTGGCCTGGAGCGCCTGCTGCTGGGCTACGCGGTGGGCGATGGCGACGCCTGGCAGCAGCGCATTCAGCCCTGCGACGAGGCCGCCGGCCTGGAAGTGGCCGCGCTGGGGCCATTGGCCCAGCTGATTGACCGCCTGCGCCACTGGGCCGGGGTATTGACCGAACCGGCCAGCCCGCGCCACTGGGGCGAGCGGCTGCGCCAGCTGCTGGCCGATTTTTTACTGCCGGTGGACGATCAGGAGCGGCGGATTCTGCTGCGGCTGGACAGCGCGCTGGCCAGCTGGCTGGAAGCCTGCGCCGACGCCGGGCTGGACGATGCGCTGCCACTGGCGGTGGTGCGTGAAGCCTGGCTGGGTGGGCTGGACGACGCCGCGCCATCGCAGCATTTTCTGGCGGGCGCGGTGAATGTGTGTACGCTGATGCCGATGCGGGCGATTCCGTTTCGGGTGGTGTGCCTGCTGGGCATGAACGACGGCGACTATCCACGCCGCCAGCCGCCCAGCGACTTTGACCTGATGGCCCAGCCCGGCCATGCCCGCCCCGGCGACCGCGCCCGCCGCGACGACGACCGCTATCTGCTGCTGGAGGCCCTGCTGTCGGCCCGCGAACGGCTGTATGTCAGCTGGGTGGGGCGCAACGCCCGCGACAACAGCCCGCAACCCCCATCGGTGCTGATTGGCCAGTTGCGCGATGTGCTGGCCGCCGGCTGGCGGCTGGCCGGAGACGACCCACAGCAGGCCGACAGCGGCACGCGGCTGCTGGCGGCGCTGACCTGCGAACACCCGCTGCAACCGTTCAGCCCGCGCTACTTTGCCGCGCCGCCTGCCGCCGGGCTGTTTACCTACGCCCACGAATGGCGCGCCGCCCACCACGCGCCCGCTCCGGCTGAAGCGACACTGCCCGCCCTGCTGTCCCCCAGCCCCGCCACCCTGAGCCTGGCTGACCTGACCCGCTTTTTGCGCCGGCCTGTGGCGCACTTTTTTGCCCGCCGGCTGCGTGTGCAGTTTGATGCCGGCGACGACAGCCTGCTCGAACACGAACCCTTTACCCTGAACGGTCTGGACAGCTATGCGCTGCGTGAGCGTTTGCTGCACGCCTTGCGCCGGGGCACGCGCGACGGGCAGGACCTGGCCGGGACGCTGGCGGCAGAGGCCGGGCGCTGGCAGCGCGAAGGGCTGATGCCCTTGCAGGCCGGGGCCACGCTGTTTGACGGGCTGGCCGCGCAGGTGGCGCCGCTGTGGCTGCGCTGGCAAGCCTTGCGCGCGCGCTGGCCGCAGGCCCTGCCGCCCGCAGAAGTGACGCTGCCGCTGGCGGGCAGTGTGCAACTGGAAGACTGGGTAGGCGAACGCTACGCCACGCCGTCTGGCGAACACACCATCCGCCTGCTGGCGCTGCCGCATCCCTTGCACCACAGCCAGGGCTGGCGGCTGGAGCGCTTGCTCGCCCCGTGGCTGACCCATCTGGCCCTGAACGCCAGCGGCCAGCCAACCGCCAGCTGGATTCTGGCCAGCGATGACGACGGCGACGGGCTGCACTGGCCCGCCTGGCCGGTGGCCGAGGCCCAGGCGCGGCTGGATCACATCAGCCTGGCGTGGCAGGCCGGGCTGGCCGGGCCGCTGCCGCTGGCGTGCAAAACCCTGCTGGCTTATCTGCAACATCTGGCGCGCCAGACCGACCGCGACGGCGAAGTGAACGACGATGCCGCCTGGCAGCACGCCAGCCAGGTGTTTGCCGGCAGCTGGCAACTGCCCGGCGAAGTGGACGGCGACCCGTGCCTGGCGCGGGCGTTTCCGGACTGGCCGGCCTTCAGCCAGGCCCGCACCGACGCCGGCACCTGGGCCGAACAGCTTTACCTCCCGCTGTTGCGGGCCACCCTGTTGCCGCCGGAGGCCGCATGA
- the recB gene encoding exodeoxyribonuclease V subunit beta, with protein MSQPLDPLTLPLTGSWLIEASAGTGKTYTLAALYVRLVLGHDPDANPAQRLPPLSPGQILVMTFTEAAASELRERIRLRLTGLADWLRRDAPVDEADVFSQGLLASLDADGGLGREQAAIRLALAADLLDDAAISTIHSWCLRMLREHALYSGNLFDETLDQDDGQRYHEAVRDYWRTFVYPLSDAQFALLASHWPTPDALANTLRPLLGALPPSDWRGPQALGQALTRIARQLAELKQSWPRQRVDELRQLLAGWQADKRYNGTRLRSGTVSKLLDALEAWASTPTQHDLDASLDWSRLSPAFLAEIWKKTELPPVVPALEALAALPAQLEAIVPFAHGVLVHAGQWVGDNLARHKRREAVMDFDDLLTRLDAALHGPDGERLASAIRRQFPAALVDEFQDTDPLQYRMLNTLYPVAQPLPGTLLAMIGDPKQAIYAFRGGDIFTYLNARRATAGRHVSLGSNFRSTTAMVAQVNQLFAFAEQQHAAGAFAFADETGERLLPFEPVRAAGRSEVLLHRGQPLAALNVWLDTTAQGVGSYREHMAERCADSLVALLAGGQAGDTGFAHADGRFAALCPADIAILVRDGSEARSVRQALARRGVRTVYLSDRDSVYASREAQDLLHWLRACAEPTQERLLRTALATATLDLPYARLDALNDAHTRDWDAEVERFVRLHGCWQREGILPMLRQLLQLFDLPARCLTREGGERTLTNLLHLAELLHAAAEQLDGEQALIRHLAEQMAQPERGGDERMVRLESDAGLVRVVTIHKSKGLEYPLVCLPFAASYKPVDGSRLTAYRYHDPQPPYAARLSLFKRDDERTAQDRERLQEDLRLFYVAVTRARHALWLGIAPLRRGNHKNNTLHESALGYLLTGGATLADADLTDACLRWLDAEHAGPARLAINPDLGHSPARLPADTDATALGEARTCQLTPTPPWRMSSYSALILRLEGSSAPLAESGLDEAAQEIAEDIRPNLATPASAVGAARLGDLPTGPASGVFVHGLLEWMAQEGFATLAAQPARLRDRVARGCALRQWESLIEPLSRQLEAWLHTPLGLPGPAVTLAQLECYQPELEFWFAAHQLPLARLDQQVQRMLLPGQPRPQLRTDRLNGMLKGFVDLVLCHEGRYYVVDYKTNFLGPRLGDYGADALTAPLAEARYDLQAALYLLALHRHLRERLPDYDCARHLGGAVYLFLRGWDGAGHGVWHACPDAAQIHALDALFAGQPLPGANHADL; from the coding sequence ATGAGCCAGCCACTTGACCCGTTGACCCTGCCGCTGACCGGCAGCTGGCTGATTGAAGCCAGCGCCGGCACCGGCAAAACCTATACCCTGGCGGCGCTGTACGTGCGCCTGGTGCTGGGCCACGACCCCGACGCCAACCCGGCGCAACGCCTGCCACCGTTGTCGCCCGGCCAGATTCTGGTGATGACCTTCACCGAGGCCGCCGCCAGCGAGCTGCGCGAACGCATCCGCCTGCGCCTGACCGGGCTGGCCGACTGGCTGCGCCGCGACGCACCGGTGGACGAGGCCGATGTATTCAGCCAGGGCCTGCTGGCCAGCCTGGATGCCGATGGCGGCCTGGGCCGCGAGCAGGCGGCCATCCGCCTGGCGCTGGCGGCGGATTTGCTCGACGACGCGGCGATTTCCACCATCCACAGCTGGTGCCTGCGTATGCTGCGCGAACACGCGCTGTACAGCGGCAATCTGTTTGACGAAACCCTGGACCAGGACGACGGCCAGCGCTACCACGAAGCAGTGCGCGACTACTGGCGCACCTTTGTGTATCCCTTGTCCGATGCCCAGTTTGCCCTGCTGGCCAGCCACTGGCCGACGCCGGACGCCTTGGCCAACACCCTGCGCCCGCTGCTGGGTGCGCTGCCGCCGTCCGACTGGCGCGGCCCGCAGGCGCTGGGCCAGGCGCTGACCCGCATTGCCCGCCAACTGGCCGAACTGAAGCAGTCCTGGCCGCGCCAGCGGGTGGACGAGCTGCGCCAGCTGCTTGCCGGCTGGCAGGCAGACAAACGCTATAACGGCACCCGCCTGCGCAGCGGTACGGTAAGCAAGCTGCTCGACGCGCTGGAGGCCTGGGCCAGCACGCCGACACAACACGATCTGGACGCCAGCCTGGATTGGAGCCGGCTGTCGCCCGCCTTTCTGGCCGAAATCTGGAAAAAAACTGAGCTGCCGCCTGTGGTGCCGGCACTGGAGGCGCTGGCGGCCCTGCCCGCCCAGCTGGAGGCCATCGTGCCGTTTGCCCATGGCGTGCTGGTCCATGCCGGCCAGTGGGTAGGCGACAACCTGGCCCGGCACAAGCGCCGTGAAGCGGTGATGGACTTTGACGACCTGCTCACCCGGCTGGATGCCGCCCTGCACGGCCCGGATGGCGAGCGGCTGGCCAGTGCCATCCGCCGGCAGTTTCCGGCGGCGCTGGTGGACGAATTCCAGGACACCGACCCGCTGCAATACCGCATGCTCAACACCCTGTACCCGGTGGCCCAGCCGCTGCCTGGCACCCTGCTGGCGATGATCGGCGACCCGAAACAGGCGATTTACGCCTTTCGCGGTGGCGATATCTTTACCTACCTGAACGCCCGCCGCGCCACGGCGGGCCGCCATGTCAGCCTGGGCAGCAATTTCCGTTCGACCACAGCCATGGTGGCGCAGGTCAACCAGCTGTTTGCCTTTGCCGAACAGCAGCATGCCGCCGGGGCGTTTGCCTTTGCCGATGAAACTGGCGAGCGCCTGCTGCCCTTCGAGCCGGTGCGCGCCGCAGGCCGCAGCGAGGTGTTGCTGCATCGCGGCCAGCCGCTGGCGGCGCTGAATGTCTGGCTGGATACCACCGCACAGGGGGTGGGCAGCTACCGCGAGCACATGGCCGAGCGCTGCGCCGACAGTCTGGTGGCGCTGCTGGCCGGTGGCCAGGCCGGCGACACCGGCTTTGCCCACGCCGATGGCCGTTTTGCCGCGCTGTGTCCGGCGGATATCGCCATTCTGGTACGCGATGGCAGCGAGGCGCGCAGCGTGCGTCAGGCGCTGGCCCGGCGCGGCGTGCGCACGGTGTATTTGTCCGACCGCGATTCGGTGTACGCCAGCCGCGAAGCCCAGGACCTGCTGCACTGGCTGCGCGCCTGCGCTGAACCCACCCAGGAGCGCCTGCTGCGCACGGCGCTGGCCACCGCCACGCTGGATTTGCCCTACGCCCGGCTGGATGCGCTCAACGACGCGCACACCCGCGACTGGGATGCCGAAGTGGAGCGCTTTGTCCGGCTGCATGGCTGCTGGCAGCGCGAAGGCATCCTGCCCATGCTGCGCCAGCTGTTGCAGCTGTTTGACCTGCCGGCCCGCTGCCTGACGCGCGAAGGCGGCGAACGCACGCTGACCAACCTGCTGCACCTGGCCGAGCTGCTGCATGCCGCCGCCGAGCAGCTGGACGGCGAACAGGCGTTGATTCGGCATCTGGCCGAGCAGATGGCCCAGCCCGAGCGTGGCGGCGACGAGCGCATGGTGCGGCTGGAAAGCGACGCTGGTCTGGTGCGGGTGGTGACCATCCACAAATCCAAGGGGCTGGAATACCCGCTGGTGTGCCTGCCGTTTGCCGCCAGCTACAAGCCGGTGGATGGCAGCCGGCTGACCGCCTACCGCTACCACGACCCACAACCGCCGTATGCCGCCCGGCTGTCGCTGTTCAAACGCGACGACGAGCGCACCGCGCAAGACCGCGAACGCCTGCAGGAAGACCTGCGCCTGTTTTATGTGGCGGTCACCCGCGCCCGCCACGCGCTGTGGCTGGGCATTGCGCCGCTGCGTCGGGGCAATCATAAAAACAACACCCTGCATGAAAGCGCGCTGGGCTATCTGCTGACCGGCGGTGCCACGCTGGCCGACGCCGACCTGACTGACGCCTGCCTGCGCTGGCTGGATGCTGAACACGCCGGCCCGGCCCGGCTGGCGATCAACCCCGACCTGGGCCACAGCCCGGCGCGGCTGCCTGCCGACACCGACGCCACCGCCCTGGGCGAGGCCCGGACCTGCCAGCTGACCCCCACGCCGCCCTGGCGGATGAGCAGCTATAGCGCGCTGATTCTGCGTCTGGAGGGCAGCAGCGCGCCGCTGGCGGAATCCGGCCTGGATGAAGCCGCGCAGGAAATTGCCGAAGATATCCGGCCCAATCTGGCCACGCCGGCCAGTGCGGTGGGCGCGGCAAGGTTGGGCGATCTGCCCACCGGGCCGGCCAGCGGGGTATTTGTGCATGGCCTGCTGGAATGGATGGCGCAGGAAGGCTTTGCCACGCTGGCCGCCCAGCCGGCCCGCCTGCGCGACCGGGTGGCACGCGGCTGCGCCTTGCGCCAGTGGGAATCGCTGATCGAGCCTCTCTCCCGCCAGCTGGAAGCCTGGCTGCACACCCCGCTGGGCCTGCCCGGCCCAGCGGTGACCCTGGCGCAGCTTGAATGCTATCAACCCGAACTGGAGTTCTGGTTTGCCGCCCACCAGTTACCCCTGGCCCGGCTCGACCAGCAGGTGCAGCGCATGCTGCTGCCCGGACAGCCACGCCCCCAGCTGCGCACCGACCGGCTGAACGGCATGCTCAAGGGCTTTGTCGATCTGGTGCTGTGCCACGAAGGCCGCTATTACGTGGTGGACTATAAAACCAACTTTCTTGGGCCGCGCCTGGGCGACTATGGTGCTGACGCGCTCACTGCCCCGCTGGCCGAAGCGCGCTACGACCTGCAGGCAGCGCTTTACCTGCTGGCGCTGCATCGGCATTTGCGCGAACGCCTGCCCGATTACGACTGCGCCCGCCATCTGGGCGGCGCGGTGTATCTGTTCTTGCGCGGCTGGGATGGCGCAGGCCATGGCGTATGGCACGCCTGCCCCGACGCCGCACAGATTCACGCGCTGGATGCGCTGTTTGCCGGCCAGCCCCTGCCAGGAGCCAACCATGCTGACCTTTGA
- the recD gene encoding exodeoxyribonuclease V subunit alpha gives MLTFDALWTLLDTWETHRWLRPLDGRFARFLAELDPQAAPELLLAAALASHQLGRGHPCLDLSTLAAGAALDHVLGLPPEGDSSPAPSLPPLWPWPAAESPLLAVVGRDDATRRESPLVRDGERLYLRRYWQYEQDVALALHQRAQPEHATLPVLPVLPDWLQQGQADGQSADWQQLACALALRGRLTLITGGPGTGKTTTVVRLLALLQSQALAAGQPALRIRLAAPTGKAAARLSESLGGACQRLAGVVSPEVLASIPPSVSTVHRLLGSRPDSRRFRHHRDAPLHADVVVIDEASMIDLEMMAAVLDALPEPARLILLGDKDQLASVEAGAVLGQLCANAEQGGYSPAALAWLNAADRQQHDLSRFAADPARPAPPLADCTVMLRHSHRFDQHSGIGQLAQAVRDNQPDQLKQVWQRHQDIERLALSGEHDAQLASFVLAGYRPVLSAVQHALAASASDDDWHSWAAGCLQRFARFQLLTALRRGPWGVEGLNQRVSTVLADAGLIDPRRDWYVGRPVILTRNDHALGLMNGDIGLTVADRQGQLQVIFAQAGQVRWISPLRLPDVDTVFAMTVHKSQGSEFDHAALILPDHPGPLLTRELVYTAITRAKTRFTLLEAQVGLLELAAQTVTRRESGLGASLLALANRVPG, from the coding sequence ATGCTGACCTTTGACGCACTGTGGACTCTGCTCGACACTTGGGAAACCCACCGCTGGCTGCGCCCGCTGGATGGCCGCTTTGCCCGCTTTCTGGCCGAGCTCGATCCGCAGGCGGCACCGGAGCTGTTGCTGGCTGCCGCACTGGCCAGCCACCAGCTGGGCCGGGGCCATCCCTGTCTGGACCTGAGCACCCTGGCTGCCGGTGCAGCATTGGACCATGTGCTGGGCCTGCCGCCCGAGGGCGACAGCAGCCCGGCCCCCAGCCTGCCGCCGCTGTGGCCCTGGCCGGCGGCAGAGTCGCCGCTGCTGGCCGTGGTGGGGCGCGATGACGCCACCCGGCGCGAATCGCCGCTGGTGCGCGACGGCGAGCGGCTGTATCTGCGCCGCTATTGGCAATACGAGCAGGACGTGGCGCTGGCGCTGCACCAGCGTGCCCAGCCTGAACATGCCACGCTGCCGGTGTTGCCGGTGTTGCCGGACTGGTTGCAGCAGGGCCAGGCCGACGGCCAGTCTGCCGACTGGCAGCAACTGGCCTGCGCGCTGGCATTGCGCGGACGGCTGACGCTGATTACCGGCGGGCCAGGCACCGGCAAAACCACCACCGTGGTGCGCCTGCTGGCGCTGTTGCAAAGCCAGGCGCTGGCGGCGGGCCAACCTGCCCTGCGCATCCGTCTGGCCGCCCCCACCGGCAAGGCGGCGGCGCGGCTGAGTGAATCACTGGGGGGGGCCTGCCAGCGTCTGGCCGGTGTGGTCAGCCCCGAGGTGCTGGCCAGCATTCCGCCCAGCGTCAGCACCGTGCACCGCCTGCTGGGCAGCCGCCCGGACAGCCGGCGCTTTCGTCATCACCGCGATGCGCCGCTGCACGCCGACGTGGTGGTGATTGACGAAGCCTCGATGATTGATCTGGAAATGATGGCCGCCGTGCTCGACGCCCTGCCCGAGCCCGCCCGGCTGATTCTGCTGGGCGACAAGGACCAACTGGCATCGGTGGAAGCCGGTGCCGTGCTGGGCCAGCTGTGCGCCAACGCCGAGCAAGGCGGCTATTCCCCCGCCGCACTGGCCTGGCTCAATGCCGCCGACCGCCAGCAACACGACCTCAGCCGCTTTGCCGCCGATCCCGCCCGCCCGGCCCCGCCGCTGGCCGACTGCACGGTGATGCTGCGCCATTCCCACCGGTTTGATCAGCACAGCGGCATTGGCCAGCTGGCCCAGGCGGTGCGCGACAATCAGCCTGACCAGTTGAAACAGGTGTGGCAACGCCATCAGGATATCGAGCGCCTGGCGCTGTCTGGCGAGCATGATGCGCAGCTGGCCAGTTTTGTGCTGGCCGGCTACCGCCCGGTGCTCAGCGCCGTGCAACACGCGCTAGCGGCCAGCGCCAGCGACGACGACTGGCACAGCTGGGCCGCCGGCTGCCTGCAACGGTTTGCCCGGTTTCAGCTGCTCACCGCGCTGCGCCGTGGCCCATGGGGCGTGGAAGGGCTGAATCAACGGGTCAGCACCGTGCTGGCCGACGCCGGCTTGATCGACCCGCGCCGCGACTGGTACGTTGGCCGCCCGGTGATCCTCACCCGCAATGACCACGCGCTGGGGCTGATGAACGGCGACATCGGCCTGACCGTGGCCGACCGCCAGGGCCAGCTGCAGGTGATTTTTGCCCAGGCCGGCCAGGTACGCTGGATCTCGCCGCTGCGCCTGCCCGACGTGGACACGGTGTTTGCCATGACCGTGCATAAATCCCAGGGCTCGGAATTCGACCACGCCGCGCTGATCCTGCCCGACCACCCCGGCCCGCTGCTCACCCGCGAACTGGTGTACACCGCCATCACCCGCGCCAAAACCCGCTTCACCCTGCTGGAAGCCCAGGTGGGCCTGCTGGAGCTGGCAGCACAAACCGTCACCCGGCGCGAAAGCGGGCTGGGGGCGAGTTTGCTGGCGCTGGCCAACCGTGTGCCCGGATGA
- a CDS encoding EAL domain-containing protein, translated as MSLPVSSEIPLPDGSAEAASAAGRPVRMPLLAVLDPALMAHYVPRVAAPIPPVPTPPASPARPGRARRVVEEDPLLQRFNQRFIAAGHPANSLQLNRKQQVVATFDEWQLSSVFQPIVAAQSQQVIGHKALLRITGPAGHAVAAPLLFAVERAPTRTVLLDRLCRVVHSLNFVRRGLVGGPLHLNVHALHLLNLPEGHGEFFAEAIAELGLLPSQVTLEIVDEEECDLLRLQRCIQSYRRFGFRIALDDFGVSELSLPRVWLLEPDAVKLHERLLHRALSIPCARAALPQAVTVLHQAGCQVVAEGVDSARHAELAREAGCDGLQGSWVSKLLPAACR; from the coding sequence ATGTCCTTGCCTGTTTCCTCTGAAATTCCGCTGCCAGACGGCTCGGCGGAGGCTGCCTCAGCAGCGGGTCGGCCTGTGCGCATGCCTTTGCTGGCGGTGCTCGATCCGGCCTTGATGGCGCACTATGTGCCACGGGTGGCCGCCCCTATTCCGCCGGTGCCCACGCCACCCGCCTCCCCGGCGCGGCCTGGCCGGGCGCGGCGGGTGGTGGAAGAAGATCCATTGCTGCAGCGTTTCAACCAGCGCTTTATTGCCGCCGGGCACCCGGCCAACAGTTTGCAGCTCAATCGCAAGCAGCAGGTGGTGGCTACGTTTGACGAATGGCAACTCAGCAGCGTGTTTCAGCCGATTGTCGCGGCGCAGTCGCAGCAAGTGATTGGCCACAAGGCGCTGCTGCGGATCACCGGCCCGGCCGGGCACGCGGTGGCGGCACCGCTGCTGTTTGCGGTGGAGCGCGCGCCGACGCGCACCGTGCTGCTCGACCGTCTGTGCCGGGTGGTGCATAGCCTGAACTTTGTCCGGCGTGGGTTGGTGGGGGGGCCGCTGCATCTGAATGTGCATGCGCTGCATCTGCTCAATCTACCGGAGGGGCACGGTGAGTTTTTTGCCGAGGCCATTGCCGAGTTAGGCTTGTTGCCATCGCAGGTGACGCTGGAAATTGTCGATGAGGAAGAATGCGACCTGCTGCGTTTGCAGCGCTGCATCCAGAGCTACCGGCGCTTTGGCTTTCGCATTGCGCTGGACGATTTTGGCGTGTCCGAGCTGAGCCTGCCCCGGGTATGGCTGCTGGAGCCTGATGCGGTGAAGCTGCACGAGCGGCTGTTGCACCGGGCCCTGTCGATTCCGTGCGCGCGCGCCGCGCTGCCCCAGGCGGTGACCGTGCTGCATCAGGCGGGCTGTCAGGTGGTGGCCGAGGGGGTGGATTCTGCCCGCCACGCCGAGCTGGCCCGCGAAGCGGGTTGCGATGGCTTGCAGGGCAGTTGGGTGAGCAAGCTGCTGCCCGCTGCTTGCCGCTAA